A single Myxococcales bacterium DNA region contains:
- a CDS encoding MBL fold metallo-hydrolase, protein MFTTVSAGPYTIRGVSLGGLYTSLHVPELDAVFDVGLAPRQFAAARNIFLSHGHADHIGALCTLLGIRGLHRMPPPQLFVPAAISDEVDAMLAAFGRLQRFALPVVLRPMEPGDEVALKGGIFVRAFKTHHPVPSLGYQFVRRTQKLKPAYIDLPGPEIGRRRAQGDDLFYTQETPELAYATDTLLRVIDTHPSLLDTRVLILECSFLDDRKSLADSRAGCHVHLDELVPRAPEFQNEALVLMHFSQLYEPAEVREILARRCPAALRARLVPLLPEGAVWNV, encoded by the coding sequence ATGTTCACCACCGTCTCGGCAGGGCCTTACACGATTCGAGGCGTGTCCCTGGGTGGCCTTTACACGTCACTTCACGTGCCCGAGCTGGATGCGGTCTTCGATGTGGGCCTGGCGCCTCGCCAGTTCGCCGCCGCCCGCAACATCTTCCTGAGCCACGGCCACGCCGACCACATCGGTGCGCTTTGTACGCTGCTCGGCATCCGCGGCCTGCACCGCATGCCGCCCCCGCAGCTCTTCGTGCCCGCCGCGATCTCAGACGAGGTCGACGCCATGCTGGCGGCTTTCGGCCGGCTGCAGCGGTTTGCGCTGCCGGTGGTGCTTCGACCGATGGAGCCAGGCGACGAGGTGGCGCTCAAGGGCGGGATCTTCGTGCGGGCGTTCAAGACCCACCACCCGGTGCCTTCGCTCGGCTACCAGTTCGTGCGAAGAACTCAGAAGCTCAAGCCCGCGTACATCGATCTGCCCGGGCCCGAGATTGGGCGACGCAGGGCCCAAGGAGACGACCTTTTCTATACGCAGGAGACCCCCGAGCTGGCCTACGCCACCGACACGCTCTTGCGCGTCATCGACACCCACCCGTCGCTGCTGGACACCCGCGTCCTCATCCTCGAGTGCTCCTTCCTCGACGACAGGAAGTCACTCGCCGACAGCCGGGCCGGTTGCCACGTTCACCTCGACGAGCTCGTCCCGCGCGCGCCCGAGTTTCAAAACGAAGCGCTGGTCTTGATGCACTTCTCGCAGCTCTACGAGCCCGCCGAGGTGCGCGAGATCCTGGCCCGCCGCTGCCCTGCGGCGCTGCGCGCGCGCCTCGTTCCCTTGCTGCCCGAGGGGGCAGTGTGGAACGTCTGA
- a CDS encoding SDR family NAD(P)-dependent oxidoreductase, protein MKAVILGGTKGMGRALARRLVEGGHHVFLLGRHEEDLARSVADLSVRGAEGASQVGSAPCDLEDPETFTGALDAADTALGGFDTVIVTAGLFAVQARLEADAELARRVLTVNFANTVVFCEAARKRLLSRGGGTLCVFSSVAGDRGRKPVAIYGASKAGLSHYLESLDHKFRGEGLVTVCVKPGFVKTGMTAGLSPPPFAGTPEAVAAAVLTAIEKRKPLIYTPSAWRWVMWVIRCLPRFVMRRIGF, encoded by the coding sequence ATGAAAGCGGTGATTCTGGGAGGCACGAAGGGCATGGGCCGTGCGCTGGCGCGCCGGCTCGTCGAAGGTGGTCATCACGTCTTTTTGCTGGGGCGTCACGAGGAGGATCTGGCACGCAGCGTGGCCGACCTCTCGGTCCGCGGGGCCGAGGGGGCCAGTCAGGTGGGCAGCGCCCCCTGCGACCTCGAAGATCCCGAGACCTTCACGGGGGCCCTCGACGCGGCCGATACGGCGCTCGGTGGGTTCGACACGGTCATCGTCACCGCGGGGCTGTTCGCGGTTCAGGCGAGGCTGGAAGCCGACGCCGAGCTGGCCCGTCGGGTCTTGACGGTGAACTTTGCCAACACGGTGGTGTTCTGTGAAGCGGCCCGCAAGCGCTTGTTGTCCCGCGGGGGGGGCACCTTGTGTGTGTTTTCGTCAGTGGCCGGCGATCGAGGGCGCAAGCCGGTGGCGATCTACGGCGCGAGCAAAGCTGGGCTTTCGCACTACCTCGAGAGCCTCGACCACAAGTTCCGGGGCGAAGGCCTCGTCACGGTGTGCGTGAAGCCGGGGTTCGTGAAGACAGGTATGACCGCCGGTTTGTCGCCGCCTCCGTTCGCCGGCACGCCCGAGGCGGTGGCCGCCGCCGTGCTCACGGCCATCGAAAAGCGCAAACCGCTCATCTACACGCCCTCCGCGTGGCGCTGGGTGATGTGGGTCATCCGGTGTCTGCCCCGCTTCGTGATGCGGCGAATTGGTTTTTGA
- a CDS encoding SDR family NAD(P)-dependent oxidoreductase: MANVVVFGATSAIACEVSKVWAARGDRLFLVGRNPDKLAAVVEALGPAVAGHVASGFVDGQVNAQLVARAREVLGRIDTALIAHGDLGDQLLSEKDPAEAERVIAANFTSVVSLLIPLANHFEAQRAGRLVVISSVAGERGRPRNFTYGAAKRAVTTYLQGLRSRLHPHGVAVTTIKLGPVDTPMTVGHPKNLLFATAPRVARDIVRAADRRVPEAYVPWFWWPLMAIVRNVPEALFQKLSALSGR, translated from the coding sequence ATGGCCAACGTTGTCGTGTTCGGTGCCACGAGCGCCATCGCCTGCGAGGTCTCCAAGGTCTGGGCCGCCCGGGGCGACCGGCTCTTCCTGGTGGGCCGCAACCCGGACAAGCTCGCGGCCGTGGTGGAGGCGCTCGGGCCGGCCGTGGCGGGACACGTGGCCAGCGGCTTTGTCGATGGCCAGGTGAACGCCCAGCTGGTGGCGCGTGCGCGCGAGGTCCTGGGCCGCATCGACACGGCGCTGATCGCGCACGGCGATCTCGGGGATCAGCTCCTGTCCGAAAAGGACCCCGCCGAAGCCGAACGCGTCATCGCCGCGAACTTCACCTCGGTGGTGTCCCTGCTGATTCCGCTCGCGAATCACTTCGAGGCGCAGCGGGCCGGGCGGCTCGTCGTGATCTCGTCCGTTGCCGGGGAAAGGGGACGGCCTCGCAACTTTACCTACGGCGCCGCCAAGCGCGCCGTGACGACCTATCTTCAGGGCCTGCGCAGCCGCCTGCACCCCCACGGGGTCGCCGTGACCACCATCAAGCTCGGCCCGGTGGACACCCCGATGACGGTGGGGCACCCGAAGAACCTGCTCTTTGCCACTGCCCCGCGTGTGGCCCGCGACATCGTGCGCGCGGCCGACCGGCGGGTGCCCGAGGCCTACGTCCCGTGGTTCTGGTGGCCCCTCATGGCGATCGTGCGGAACGTGCCCGAAGCGCTCTTCCAGAAGCTCTCGGCGCTTTCGGGGCGGTGA